From Bacteroidota bacterium, the proteins below share one genomic window:
- a CDS encoding metallophosphoesterase — translation MRKINFVIFFSVALSVYALINYYIFIREWEAGGFQSTWRTVYIAAFLILSVSFIAGRMLERISLSWLSSTLVLLGSFWLAAMVYFLLFAFAIDILRLLNFIVPFFPAAITANPERTKEVTSLAVVAVVAVIVLGGYINARSPRIKTLKLDIPKNGYGMKSLNIAVASDIHLGTIVCKFKLERIVERINSLKPDLVLLPGDVVDEDIGPVIRNNLGETLRKIRSTYGVIAITGNHEYIGGVEPACKYLVEHGITMLRDAWVKVADSVYVVGREDISIRGFTGKTRKPLAELMTGVDKTCPVILMDHQPFRLAEAEENGADLQLSGHTHHGQLWPFNFITKKVYELSWGYKKKGNTHYYVSCGVGTWGPPIRTGNRPEIINIQLQFE, via the coding sequence ATGAGAAAAATTAACTTCGTCATATTCTTTTCCGTAGCGCTGTCGGTTTACGCGCTCATCAACTATTATATTTTCATCAGGGAGTGGGAAGCCGGCGGATTTCAATCAACATGGCGGACGGTCTACATTGCGGCATTTCTCATTCTCTCGGTCTCGTTCATCGCGGGAAGGATGCTCGAGCGGATATCGCTTTCGTGGCTGAGCAGCACGCTGGTCTTGCTCGGGTCGTTCTGGCTCGCCGCAATGGTCTACTTTCTTCTGTTCGCATTCGCGATCGACATCCTGCGGCTGTTGAATTTTATCGTTCCATTTTTTCCCGCGGCGATTACTGCGAACCCAGAGCGAACGAAGGAAGTTACCTCACTGGCCGTCGTCGCCGTCGTCGCCGTTATCGTGCTTGGCGGTTATATCAACGCCCGCTCGCCGCGCATCAAAACTCTGAAGCTCGATATCCCCAAGAACGGGTATGGGATGAAGTCGCTCAACATTGCCGTCGCCTCGGACATCCATCTCGGGACGATCGTCTGCAAATTCAAGCTCGAGAGAATTGTCGAGCGGATCAATTCACTCAAACCCGATCTCGTCCTTCTTCCCGGGGATGTCGTGGATGAGGATATCGGTCCGGTCATCAGAAATAATCTCGGCGAAACGCTCAGAAAGATCCGGTCGACATACGGCGTTATCGCGATCACCGGCAACCATGAGTATATCGGCGGAGTGGAGCCGGCATGCAAGTACCTCGTCGAACACGGCATCACCATGCTGCGGGATGCCTGGGTGAAGGTCGCCGACAGCGTGTATGTGGTCGGAAGGGAAGATATCAGCATCCGCGGTTTCACCGGAAAGACGCGCAAGCCGCTGGCGGAGTTGATGACGGGAGTCGATAAAACCTGCCCCGTCATCCTGATGGACCATCAGCCGTTTCGCCTTGCCGAAGCGGAAGAGAACGGCGCCGATCTGCAGCTTTCCGGGCATACGCATCACGGACAATTGTGGCCGTTCAATTTTATTACGAAGAAAGTCTATGAGCTCAGCTGGGGCTATAAGAAAAAAGGGAACACCCATTATTATGTTTCGTGCGGGGTCGGAACATGGGGACCGCCCATCCGGACGGGGAACAGGCCGGAGATCATCAACATCCAACTTCAGTTC
- a CDS encoding MgtC/SapB family protein: MNTFEWTPELRFLVALALGFLVGLERESTKLEEQKMVFGGVRTHPIISMLGFGCAWFYKIGAPLMLPVGLISIAALTSIAYIAKIKVERFGSTSEISALLTFVTGALALLVDVWIAMAIGVVNTILLSEKAALESYVERLNKVEFLATVKFLLVTVIILPVLPNEEYTSFKLNPTRIWQIVILVSSIGFVGYFLSKKFGQKVGMWLSGALGGAVSSTALTMAVGRIAQKNPSRANEALQAAVLAGSVMYLRILILIWLINGSIIPILGWRLVVLFFIGVALSARIAWQNSKGGENSIPAPQNPFEIRPAMAFAALFVILSVVTGLVQKNIGNAGVLGLAGIVGVTDIDPFILSLVHDATAVSTIVVPAVIIAMMSNTIAKGAYFAVLSPSTRKQTALTYGLWALLHVPLIVIGT; encoded by the coding sequence ATGAACACATTCGAATGGACCCCCGAGCTCCGGTTTCTTGTTGCGCTGGCGCTCGGGTTCCTCGTTGGGCTCGAACGGGAAAGCACGAAGCTCGAAGAACAGAAAATGGTGTTTGGGGGAGTGCGGACGCATCCGATCATCAGCATGCTCGGTTTCGGCTGCGCATGGTTCTACAAGATCGGCGCACCACTCATGCTTCCGGTCGGCCTGATCTCCATCGCCGCGCTGACGTCGATCGCGTACATCGCAAAGATCAAAGTTGAACGCTTCGGGTCGACGAGCGAGATCTCAGCGCTGTTAACGTTCGTCACAGGAGCGCTCGCGCTTCTTGTGGACGTCTGGATCGCGATGGCGATCGGCGTCGTCAACACGATCCTTCTCTCCGAAAAAGCCGCGCTCGAATCGTACGTCGAACGGCTTAACAAGGTAGAATTTCTTGCGACGGTCAAGTTCCTCTTGGTCACCGTCATCATCCTCCCGGTGCTTCCGAACGAGGAATACACCAGCTTCAAGCTCAACCCTACCCGCATCTGGCAGATCGTCATTCTCGTCTCCTCGATCGGTTTTGTCGGCTACTTCCTGTCAAAAAAATTTGGACAGAAGGTCGGCATGTGGCTGTCGGGGGCTCTCGGAGGCGCAGTTTCGAGCACGGCGCTGACGATGGCGGTTGGACGCATCGCCCAGAAGAATCCTTCGCGCGCAAACGAAGCGCTTCAGGCGGCGGTCCTTGCGGGAAGTGTCATGTACCTGCGTATTCTGATCCTTATCTGGCTCATCAACGGGTCGATCATTCCGATCCTCGGATGGAGACTCGTCGTTCTTTTTTTTATCGGGGTTGCGTTGTCCGCGAGGATCGCATGGCAGAATTCCAAAGGCGGTGAGAATTCAATTCCGGCACCGCAAAACCCGTTCGAGATCCGGCCGGCAATGGCGTTCGCCGCCTTGTTCGTGATCCTTTCTGTCGTGACCGGGCTTGTCCAAAAGAACATCGGCAACGCGGGAGTCCTCGGGCTTGCGGGGATCGTCGGCGTGACCGATATCGATCCGTTCATTCTCTCGCTCGTCCACGACGCAACCGCCGTTTCGACGATCGTCGTTCCCGCCGTCATCATTGCGATGATGAGCAACACGATCGCGAAAGGGGCATACTTCGCAGTCCTCTCTCCATCAACCAGAAAACAAACGGCGTTGACATACGGGCTGTGGGCGCTCCTCCATGTGCCGCTGATCGTCATCGGTACATAG
- a CDS encoding CsgG/HfaB family protein — MKYKALSLIALFAAFALSSAGADAQLKKRIAVSRFDDRSGSGYSHVGIGVADMLTTALVKSGKFIVIERAEFDKVLEEQKLGQSGVVTPESAPKVGKALGVELLVIGSVSEFGTKQNTVGGGVSIFGGGITKKTAHAAVDIRLVNTTSGEVIAAEKEEGSESTTGVSVRYDDMDFSDVSNWNDTDIGKACREAVDNCVKLITDNMEKVPWSGKVLKVNTDGTLLMKPGSEGNVTIGQEFDIYREGEELKDPDTGASLGSEETKVGSIKVIEDALKGKASKATITDGKDIKAGDIVRVKK, encoded by the coding sequence ATGAAATACAAGGCACTTTCTCTCATTGCGCTTTTCGCTGCATTTGCTTTATCTTCGGCGGGCGCTGATGCACAGCTCAAGAAAAGAATCGCAGTTTCTCGTTTTGACGACCGGTCCGGAAGCGGATACAGCCACGTCGGCATCGGGGTTGCGGATATGCTGACCACGGCCCTGGTAAAATCGGGGAAGTTCATCGTGATCGAGCGGGCGGAATTCGACAAGGTGCTTGAAGAACAAAAACTCGGACAGTCGGGCGTGGTGACGCCCGAGTCGGCCCCTAAAGTCGGAAAGGCGCTCGGCGTCGAACTCCTCGTCATCGGCAGCGTCAGCGAATTCGGGACGAAACAGAATACGGTCGGGGGGGGCGTTTCGATCTTCGGCGGCGGCATCACCAAAAAGACGGCCCATGCGGCAGTCGATATTCGCCTGGTGAATACGACCTCCGGCGAAGTGATCGCGGCGGAAAAAGAAGAGGGGTCGGAATCGACGACCGGCGTCAGCGTCCGGTACGACGATATGGACTTCAGCGATGTCAGCAACTGGAACGACACCGATATCGGCAAGGCGTGCCGCGAAGCGGTCGACAACTGCGTGAAGCTCATCACGGACAATATGGAGAAGGTCCCCTGGTCCGGCAAAGTTCTGAAGGTCAACACCGACGGGACGCTCCTTATGAAACCCGGCTCCGAAGGAAACGTCACGATCGGACAAGAATTCGACATCTATCGCGAGGGGGAAGAGTTGAAAGACCCCGATACCGGCGCATCGCTCGGCTCCGAAGAGACCAAAGTCGGCTCCATCAAAGTCATCGAAGATGCGCTGAAAGGAAAGGCGAGCAAAGCGACGATCACCGACGGGAAGGACATCAAGGCGGGGGATATCGTGAGGGTGAAGAAGTGA